AATTAAGATGGAAATTATTTGTAATCAAAATGAATTAAATAATGCTATACAACTAGTGAGTAAAGCAGTTGCTTCAAGACCAACGCATCCAATTCTTGCAAATATACTTTTAACAGCTGACGAAGGAACAAATAAAGTTAGCATGACTGGATTTGACCTTAATTTAGGAATTCAAACTTCTTTCGATGGAACTGTTAAAAATAGTGGAGCTATTACTATACCCTCAAAACTTTTATCCGAAATAGTAAACAAACTACCTAATGAAACTCCTGTCTCTTTAGTAGTTGATGAGAATTCAGATAATATTCTCATAAAGAGTGACAGAGGTTCTTTTAACCTTAAAGGGATCCCCTCTGATGAATATCCTAATTTACCATTTGTTGAAAGTGGGACTTCTTTGAATATTGATCCTAGTTCTTTTTTAAAGGCTTTAAAATCCACCATTTTTGCTAGTAGTAATGATGATTCAAAGCAACTACTCACAGGTGTTAATTTTACCTTCAAAACAAATTATCTAGAGTCTGCTTCTACAGATGGCCATAGATTGGCTGTTGCTTTAATTGGTAATGAAGAACATATCGAAAATAAAGAAAACTTATCTTTAAAGGATGATAATTTTTCAGTAACTATCCCAACTAGATCATTAAGAGAAATTGAAAAACTAGTATCTTTGAGAAGCTCAGAAAATTCAATTAAGCTTTTCTATGATAAGGGTCAAGTAGTATTTATATCTTCCAATCAAATAATTACTACAAGGACCTTAGAAGGTACTTATCCTAATTATTCACAATTAATTCCTGATTCTTTTTCTAAAATTCTGAATTTTAATACGAAAAAATTAATTGATGCATTAGAAAGGATTGCTGTTTTGGCTGATCAGCAAAGTAGTGTTGTAAAGATTAAATTAGATGATACAGATTTAGCTTCAATCAGCGCAGATGCTCAAGATATTGGAAACGCAAATGAATCAATACCTGTTTCTTATTCTGGAGATAATTTTGATATTGCATTTAACGTAAGATATCTGTTAGAAGGTTTAAAAGTTATTGCTTCTGAAAATGTACTTTTAAAGTGCAATATTGCAACTACTCCAGCTGTTTTTGTGCCAGAAGATAATCTCAATTCTTTTACTTATTTAGTTATGCCTGTGCAGGTTCGTTCTTAATTTGAAATTACCTAGAGAAATTTTATTAAGTGAATTACTAAATTATAGTGTTAAGGGTAATATGGTCCTTAATTATGGAAATGGTGAAAATGTTTGGATGCACCCTCCAGTTCACCGGATTCTAGGATGGTATTCTCGTCCTTCAAATTTTGATTTAAA
This region of Prochlorococcus sp. MIT 0604 genomic DNA includes:
- the dnaN gene encoding DNA polymerase III subunit beta; the encoded protein is MEIICNQNELNNAIQLVSKAVASRPTHPILANILLTADEGTNKVSMTGFDLNLGIQTSFDGTVKNSGAITIPSKLLSEIVNKLPNETPVSLVVDENSDNILIKSDRGSFNLKGIPSDEYPNLPFVESGTSLNIDPSSFLKALKSTIFASSNDDSKQLLTGVNFTFKTNYLESASTDGHRLAVALIGNEEHIENKENLSLKDDNFSVTIPTRSLREIEKLVSLRSSENSIKLFYDKGQVVFISSNQIITTRTLEGTYPNYSQLIPDSFSKILNFNTKKLIDALERIAVLADQQSSVVKIKLDDTDLASISADAQDIGNANESIPVSYSGDNFDIAFNVRYLLEGLKVIASENVLLKCNIATTPAVFVPEDNLNSFTYLVMPVQVRS